GAGGTTTACGGAGAGTTTATGCCAAACAAACGACACAAGTGTCCTGGTTCAGGTTTGGCACTCACTTATTCCAGATCTAATGAGAGTGCAGAAAGCCCTCACTGAACAGTAACACAGTATTTCACTACAAAGATCAGAATTTATCACCGGGTTAAAGGAACTCCATCAAGCTGTTTTGAGCTTTTGTGAACTTTCTtcataaaaacacccaaaactAAATCCTGGAGATCCTCAGGGTTCTGTGATCTGTTCCCAGATGAAGCACATGTTTGATCGACCTTCTCATTCATCCAGGCTTGGAACTGGGACTAGGAGTAGCTCATGACCCCCTGAGGTTgggtttgtgtctcctcctgttcTCAGAATTGTTGAATGTGTTAGCCTTTACACCATGCATAGCTCCACTGCACCTGTCCATGATAGGTCATGTTTATGCTACTAACAGACATGTTTCTGAGTCCATCTTTAACTGTGTTTACTGTAAAACAGCTGTAAGGAATTCTGGTTTCTGTGTCAGAAAAGTTAAAGGAGGCAAAAAGACagaagctgaaaaacaaagcagctAGAGGAGTGAAAAAGTCCTGCCGAATTCTTCCGAGTTCATTCACTATTTGAGTCAGTTTAGTGCTGAAGAGACACAAGATTCATGGATCTTCTAACGACAGCACCTGTTCCCTGCAGGTTGGTCTGCTTCAGGTCCTCAAGTTGTCCAGCGACCTGCTGCAATTCCTGCAGGGCCTCCTGGTGGCGCTGGTGTACCAAGCAGAGGCCCTCAGAGAGGCCTCTCTGAATGCGGTCAGAGTTCGGGCGACCATGTTGGCAGAGCTGCGCGTGGTTCGTCAGGTCCGAGGAGTACCGGTCCAAATCCAGGAGCTGCTTCAAGAGCTGAGGGAAGTAGCCAAGATCATCCTGCAGCTGGTGGTCAACACCACACCACTTTACAACATGGTGAGTGGAAAGgactgcaacacacctgaaacaCACCTGTAACACACCTGAGACATGTCGGGATTTCCAACTCCACTCCTGTGTTTTCAGCTACAGAAGCCATCTCCTCAGGAGGTGGAGGAATTCCTGAACCAAGAGGAGCTTGTATCTGACAACTCGTCTCGTCGCGGCTCGACTAACAGCCTCTTCCTGAAGGCCATGGACGGCCGCCCTCGCCGCCGCCGGAGCCTGCACTCCCGCGCCGCACGAGGCTCCGGTGGTCCTGCGAGCCCCGACCCTCCCAATGGCCGTCGTCGCTCGAGCCTGAAGGAGCCCCAAGCCTCAGAGGTGGAGGGCACGCCCCTCCCTTCCGAAGGCGCCGCCCCTCGACGGCCATCTGCCGCCGAGCTGCTCCTCGCCCCGCTCAAACAGTTCGTCTCCCAGAGCCAGAAGGCCTTCGAGTACCTGACCCCCAACTCCTCCGAAAATGCCGCCAACGATACAGAAACAGCCGACTCCTAAACACCACGCTGAGGTTTGACCCCACCCTCATCCCCCACCGACCGCGACCTTTGACCCCGACCCCCGAGCGATTACAGCCCGCCACCTCAGTCCTGGATGATCAGATGAACCTGcctcagctgctgctggtttgTGCGTTCATGTTCAGCCGCAGAGCCGTCACCAAATTATCATTTGATCGCTGACGCCTTTCTCGCTGAGGACAGGCGGCAACATGCAAAACCTACAACACGAAGATTTTCTATAGTTTTAGTTCCTCATTAATCTGAAATTTGATCCACTGAGGCCAAATGTGTAGAATCAGCCCAAACAGCCAGATTTACATTGAACAATGTTCGAAgaacatatttattattgttcatTGTAATGTCATGGATGAAGTGTTTAAAGGCAGGTTTAAGTTCATGTTTTAGTTCATGTTTTCCATACTGCCATATCTTTCAGGAGGTTCTTAAGacaggagaaataaaaatgggCCCAAGAACGATACGTGTGGGACGCCTCCCAGAAAAACAGTCACATGAACCTAGAGTATCAACCTGCATCAATGTAATTCCAGAGAAAACTCAGTAATTAGGTTTAATTGGGTTTAATGTCGAGCCACAAAGTCCCAAAAAAATCCCTCATCTGTTTCACATTTAGCAGAAAATGTTCTATATTTATTTCACAATTCTTTCCAATAtgttaaatgtataaatgtatgCTGTTCATAATCTGCTTTGCTTAGTAGAAGAAAAGCCTTTAGCCACATTTCAtaacctttttccagtcacgaAGTTCATGAGATGTGACTGAAAGCTGTTTGGTTTTTGGGTCAACGTGCAGCTTGGTTAtgatttcattttgtgttttgctcCTAATAATCAAGCACTGATGCAAAGTAGTGATGAAGGGTCTGTGTTGTTGGTTGGAGATGTGTGGATGGCTTTGATACCAAGACTTGTTGGGTAGACGAATGTTCACGAAGTTCTGAATTTTATCATCTAAAACAAAGAGAGATGCAGTAGAATCTAGTGAAGGTGATCAGTGGTGGTTGTAAATGTCCAAAATATCGAGCACTTTGAAATATTTCACGTTTAAACCTGTTAGGAAGTGACCATTTTTATTTGGACAGAAATTTGCTGAAACTCATTTAATCTCTTTTAATAAATATAGTTTTGATAATTTAGAAGTTATCATCGGTTTTATGGTTGTCACTCTTTCTGTATGAAACCACTTATGTAAACGATGATCTGAAAGTGTTTCTGACTGAGCAAGTTCAAATAAAAGCTTCGTCAAACCTCAGAGGATCCTACAGTGACTTTGGTTCAGGTTTTAatttcagggggaaaaaagtttCTGTACAACACTGATATgaataaatagatttatttacaaaaagatTCATTTTACAGTACAGATAGGTTCTTTTGTTCTCATATATCCCAGATAGCTGTGGTCAGCTGGGACCAGTGACCAGGCGGGCCACAGGAACATGAGAGGTTTGGGGCCTTTTAGGACCGAAACTGCTCGTTCATCCAGGAACTAAAAACAGACAGAACCCAGCGTTCCTGCAGGTCCATGATGGTGTAAGTTTAGTGTCCGGAGAAcctgataacctgtttgaaatcaCAGCCAGAAAAAACGCTGATCGTCAGTCAGTGAGCGAGTTCACATCTaaaccagttttttttttatccaacaGAAACGTAATGAACTGATGAATTAAAAACGTCTGTCTGACATGCAAAACTTTCAAACTACACAAGACGTCCAACATTCCCACCCGGCTGCAGAGTCCTGATGATTTCAGATGTTTCGAGGGGAACTCGCGAATTCGTTgagtttaaaatattttctgacAACAATGCAAATGTAGTGCATGTTTGCTACCTTAGCATGCTAAAGACTATACACAAGGCTAACGCTACAGTCCGTGTTTTTGCACGTTTGGTCACAAACCAAAAAATGGAGCACATAATGTTGGCCCTATTATAACACTATTGGTTCGATAGAAAGGTTACCAGAATCTAATCAGAGGAGGTTACATGACTGAAGTCAGTCGGATTCACCCTCTTTGGTGCCAGAAGAGTTCGTCAGCTCATCGGATGGAAGTTCAAACTCCATCCTGTCTGTGGCTAATGGAAACATCAGAGGACCACCTGTGTAATTAGGATTCATCCTCTGAGGAAGACGAACCAAACTTTGCGTCAGTGTCTGATAAGTGCCGACATATTCATCGCCTCTCTGCTAGCTGAGAGCTAACGGTCTTCAGCTCCAGCTGCCCCTCTTTATTCTGAAACAACTTTTCTCTGACCAGCTTTACCGTCGACCTTCCAACAAAGAATCGTTCTCTCAACCTCCTCAGCCCGTCTTGTATCTGACCTTCGACTTCACTCAGGAATCATCTGACAGGAAGTTCTCGCTCTGACGTTATCATCTCATCAGAATTAGCAAAAACAACCTTTGCACGTTGAGTCTACTCTGCCCGTTTCTTTGCAAACACTGCAGACACGCTCCTGACGATTCCTCGGACGCCGGCCATGCTTTTTCTTATAGCTCGAGTTTCTTTCACAAGGTCGACCAGGCGGTGAAAGACCAGCAGGACGCCGTGGTACGTCTCCGCCGCGGACACCTCGAAGAAGCCACAGTGTTGGGACAGGGCGAGTAGCCGTCCCTCCTCGCCAGAGACGCTGCGGTGCCGCTGCAGGTCGCGTTTGTTTGCCACGATGATGATGGGGACAGAGGACGGCTTCCTGCTTCGACGtatctgctgcagctgctgctggacgACGTCGAAGCTGCTGCGATCACACATGTTGTAGACGAGGATCATCCCGTCAGCCCACTGCAGCTGTTTGTCGCTGATGGAGGAACTCTTCTCTCCGGCCTGTGGagaaagcaaacacacaaactcaaaattCACGCTCACATCATTATTAACGACCGcgttaatatgcaaatttatgCAAAAAGTGTCCCAAACTAATCTGTCGAACTAAACTAACCACACGCTCGATAAAAATGATTGGTCCTGAGTCTGCATTCTGTCTATTGACCATCAGGGTCTATTGGAGACACTTGACCTATGACCTTAGTAAACATTTTCcccatgtttattttattaatcaTGCTTCCAACAGGAGAAGAAGAGCAGGGTTAGGTTTATCTCAGATTTAAGATGCCCTTTACTCACCATGGATACTGATGTATTCTAACTATTCCTCATAAGCATAACCATGGACGTGTGGTACCCGCTCTATCTTCAGCACTGAcgtttattatatttttcaaaTCTGTTTGCTCAGCCACAATTTGGGAACCATACAAGGTGTTTTAATATAAAGGATCACATTTTAGAGAGCTGGAAatgcgcctgtgtgtgtgtgaggtgcaGCCAGGTGGAGACCTACCTGTGCATACTGAGAGTCCCAGATGTTGAAGCAGATCTCCTGCCCATCAATTCTGTCGACTCGGCTGTAAACCGACTCTGAAAGAACGAGAGATAAAGCGGAAGCGTGAATAAATATTCGTAGTACTGACAGTGAATAATGATTTCGATCAGTCGGAGCATGTGAACACAGACGTTCTCTCTGACTGAACAGACAGAGCTCTCACCGATGTCGCCGTACTCGCCGATGAATCTCCTGGTGAGAAATCTGACGGTGAGAGCTGCACAGAGAGAAAAGATCATTAgatcaaagaaaacaatcactgcaaagtaaaaacagaaaccaCAGAGCTGCTTTCACTGAGCAACATTTGAGCTAGAAAACTagaaatgaactgaaaacacgagaagagaaacaaagaggaTATTTATAACGAATCAACATAAAAGCCTGAAAAGGTTCTGTAAGCAAACATTTGATCTTTACTCACCGGACTTGCCGACATTGTGAGCTCCGAGCAGCAGGATGTTCACCTCCACCCTCTGCGGGTTTCCCTCCATCGCCTCCATACGACTTTTCTCCTGTACCACCATCAGGAATCAGTTCAGGTTTGCTGACAATGGATGTCAAAGATCTGGAGGCGCCGCTTCAGCTCGCTGGCTTATGTACCCCGTGTGGGCGGAGCTGTGAGTCACAGCCCACAGTCTGACTGCAGCCTGTGGTTGGTGGAGGGTCTTATCTGGAGTCTTATTACAGCAGTAACGAGGCAGATATGGAGGCTGATATGAGCATCTTTGTGTACGTGCTTGTGTCAGTGTCTTTTTGAGGGCATTTGAGGGCTTTCAGTAATTGTGGGAACATTTTAGGACATTTTTGCACCACTCTGCACTGGTTGGTGGGGGTGGGAGTGGGGTGGTGGTGATATACTGTTTTGAAGTGAGGGGACATGGAGGACGTGTCTCTATCTCATTTTTCAGTTATTGGGACATTTTTGCATCCTGTGAACATCTGCAGGGATTTGTGCAGCTGGGTTAGCGTCTCAGTCGGGAAACACTTTATGTGCTGCAGAGAGTGTATCAGCTGCCTCTTTggctccacctgctggcctccacctgAACGACCTtattcttcctgtttttcttcagcAGCTGCAGAACTTAACTGATTTATTATTTTCCTCGAAAAATCATTTAATTTGATATCAAAGGGGGATTAATTTCCAAATTTAGGCCAAGATATCTCTTTATCCATTACTGGAACCCTCAGGGCCGTATTTGGTGTATAAATCATGCAGACAAATATGTGACCTTTTTTATCACAGACTCTAAAACTCTCGAAGTCCTTCTCGTGTacttaaaagtttaaattttaatcattttgttAAAAGGCGGTTTTCCCCACTGGAGGATTTTCAGCCTACCGAGAAATTTCAATAAGACCACGATCAAAGTCTCACGGGTTTCCACAGTGGATGCTGCATTTGGCAGATTTTCACGCCCTCCTGATGCAACCACAAAGGAATTTGTGTTCTGAGTAAAGAGGTGATCGATTTACAGTcacatgaaaaaatattttaaaatattttaatggaatttttttaaaacacagcgTAACATTTTCTTTGATAAAATGTACAGCCAAGAAGAATCCACGTTTACATTTGAATTCTTGTTCTGattcgtttttctttttcagcagatttttctttttttggttctgTTAACATCAAAGTAAAATTATTTCAAATTCCTCAAAGGGAAAGTAAAcacagactttcacaataaagtttGAACACATGAAAGTGCACGACGTCGAACTGCGCACACAAAGAAACGAGTCTGTCAGAGTTCCCCGTCCAACACCGGGGGAAACATGAACCGGCTAATTGGTTCCACAGACTGAAGCATGTGACTGGGATCCGTTTGGACACGACAGCTTTGACATACAGACATTAAAGAAAGAAGACAGCCACATGAAGTGATTAGAAAACAAATCGAGTCATGAAGCTGGACTGAAGGAATAAACAACATCTGAGACTTCAGCAGGATGTGAGCCAAATACTGAAGACAACAAAGATCAAATACAGAGTCGCCTGTTACAGTAAATCCAGCTGCTAAAAATCGCAAGCCGAATGACGAGACGAGACTCATCTCAGATGCAAAGCGAGTCAGTTATGGAAAagaatgtttattttaaatgttgtttttttatatatatgttaaaCAAACGAAATTCTCTGCGTATTTCATCGTAAGAGAAAACACAACATACGtgtaaaacatgaaatatcaaACGAGAAAACTCAGACTAAACTGTAAACATGTTACGCTACTCGCTGCAGACGTGCGCGCCTCAGCTTTCGGGGGAAATACCAAAAATAAGAACACGTTATGGCTGATCAGCTGCCAAAGAGATGAAATCTGACAGTAGGAAAGGTACCATTACTGCCACCAAGGACTCCACTATAATTACAACCGCAAGGAAAAAGTAACGGCTTCACGTCTGAATGAAGGTCTCACACTTTCTTTACATAAGGCGGTAAAATCGAGACCGGCACAAAGTCTCAGATGAAATCACCAGTTTAATGTTGATACAGTCAGAGCGCTCACAGCACAGACACTGGGCCTGATCAATGCCGTCATCATTTCCTCCCTTTTTGAAATTGTGAAATACTGACCGATTCCTGCTTCTAAGATGTGACCACTCACTGAAAAATGAACTTTTTCATACCAAAAATATTGTTTAGAGTTCAGACCAAAATCCCCGATTACGACTTGCAGACGCAGCGAACTGAGTGCAGAAATACAGAAGCGCTGACGCGGACCCGTCCCGCTCACAGCAGAGGAAACCTTCGGCGGTTTTCACGCTGTGTCAGTGAGAGACGACGGGGTTAATACTGTGGATTTACACACGGTGACCAGTCAGAAACTGACTTCATCATCAGCGGCTGAGTTTCCAGGTTTCTGTGAGCGGTTTAAACGTAAGGCACATGGTGATtctgaaaaatgctttttaaagttACTCGTGCTGTAACTACACATCGgaatttgtttctttaaaataaaaagtctcCAGCTGCTGCGGTCACATCTGCCTGCTGTGAGCTCAGATACTTCCTGTACATCAGAGCTCAGCACACCTGGAGCAGCTCCTGCACCGAGTGCAGAGCCGAGCTTCCACCGATCAAATCTGAATCCGgaaaggtttttatttattctttgagCCACTGAAACTCTGATTTTGGTTTTTAAGCAGCGAGGAAACAAACCGATGAAGGCGGAGCAGACGAGCGTGTTTCCGGTCACACACGCGGTTAGTCGCGCCGTTTCCATCGCGCTACGTTCAGTCTCGCTGGGCTTTACACACAAACCTAAGACATCTGAAAACGGCCGCTTGCTACAGGAAACTGCGACGGGCAGTTTCTCCTTCATTTTACGTGTACAGAACATATAGGAAATATTGCTGAGGTCACTCGTACATTCAtgggttaaaaaagaaaaaagcagctgTGCAGAGTCTTCTTGGTTATTTAAAACCTCCTCAGTCGTCCTCTCTCCTTTTCCTCTTTGGAGCAGGACTTGCCTTCAGATCCAGAAAGTCTCTCAGTCTCTTCCTGAAGTCCTCGAGTTTGGATTCAGGTATTAACCCTTCTTCCTTTTCCAACTTTAAGCTCTCGTCTTCTCGGCCGTGCTGCAATCTGCTTGCGCGTCCAGCGGCAGGTTGCAGGTTTGACTTCGGTGCGGTCAGGAGTGAAGGATGGAGCTCCGAACTCAGAGTTTCCACCAACTTCATCCGGAAACTTTCCTGCAGTTTCTGCAACTCGTCGTCCTGAAAACAGCAGAGAGAAGGCAGAGTGACGGCTGCTGCTCAGTTATCTCAATCAGCGAGTCTGCACTGAAGCCGAGCGTCGGCAGCTCGGCATCACTGACAGAAGCCAAAGCTCGCACATCAGCTGCACAGCAAACATGGCTGCAGGCAGCGAAATCAGCCCTAAATTctgatgatttatttttaaattatacatCCAACACCTCCAGACGTGAAACACGTGTGAGGACGAGAAAGGAAGCCAGAGCATCGAATCCACACTCACATACAGCAGTGCTCGATGAGGTCGAGAACAATTAGACGACACTAGTGGACAGGTATCAGGTAAGACTGACTGCAGGTaattttcctgctctctctttaAACTGGGAATTAACAGTAGCAGCAGGTTAACAGGAAGCACGGCTTTAACAGCTGTTAAAAAGACGTCTAAGAATCCTTCAGGTTTCTTAGACGTTTCAGGGACAGGCGTCGCGGGGTGAGGGGCGGGGAACACCTGATCAGGACCACAGACTCTCACATCCACAGCACAACTCACAACTCTTCTGCTCTTATCACCGTGGCAACACCACTCAGGCTTTATGGTAAAACCCCGCCTCCTAGTGGTGAAAGTTTAAGGTacagttttaaaacaaatatctgCCTAAAAAAGTTTGACTTTATGAAGGCGAGCCATATTTTACTTTGTGTTCTTATAACTGAGCAGCCTCCTGCTCTGCAACACACAAGCACCATCTGCCCTTTAGAGACCTGgagtagtattattattattagtattattattattataataatgataataatgacatAATTAATGCGTCTGACATCCATCCGGTATTTTAATTTCACGATAGTATCAAAAAAGTACAGTTTAATACTGTCTCATTAATTCATTAAAGAGGTAAAAATCCTAATGACTAGAGTTCATCAGGCTCTGTGTTGGACTCCGCCTGCTTCGTGCGTACCTGTGAGGCGTCTTTGAACAGAGTCCACATGTCGGAGACGAGCTGTGCGGCCGTTTGATACGGAGGAGGCCGGCGGAGGGTCAGGCGGTCCGATATCGACTTCAGCTGAGACGAACCGCCAAACtgaagagaagaaaacagaaagtcttCATCGCTGTGACCTCATCAGGCTGCAGGAGCGCCACCTGCTGGTTTAACGACTGCTACAGGAGACCCTTTATTTTCCATTTCCCGTTTCCAGGTTTATTTCCATTCATGCACATTTTATAAAGTGTATAAACTCGTCAGC
This sequence is a window from Oreochromis aureus strain Israel breed Guangdong linkage group 11, ZZ_aureus, whole genome shotgun sequence. Protein-coding genes within it:
- the zgc:171704 gene encoding ras-like protein family member 11B, producing MVVQEKSRMEAMEGNPQRVEVNILLLGAHNVGKSALTVRFLTRRFIGEYGDIESVYSRVDRIDGQEICFNIWDSQYAQAGEKSSSISDKQLQWADGMILVYNMCDRSSFDVVQQQLQQIRRSRKPSSVPIIIVANKRDLQRHRSVSGEEGRLLALSQHCGFFEVSAAETYHGVLLVFHRLVDLVKETRAIRKSMAGVRGIVRSVSAVFAKKRAE